CAGCGCCTCGCTGCCCGAATCTAACGCAATCCGCTCTGCGATACGCATCATGAACCGGCGCATGATAATTGTAAAAAGCTCCTCGGGGCATTTCGCCATGATTTCTTCCTGAATATGCGCGAAGGGAACCACGCGAAGAATCATGCGGCCCGAATAGTCGCTGACCTTCGTCAGCAGGTCGACCACCTTCTGCTCCGCGCGCTCGCTCGTATAGGGAGGGCTGGCAAAATGAACGGGAACCAGCTCCACGCCGCGTTTTGCCATGCACCACGCCGCAACGGGGCTGTCGATTCCGCCGGAAATCAGCAGTGCCGCTCTTCCGCCCGTGCCGACGGGGATTCCGCCCGCGCCGGGAATGGAGCTGCCGTGGATATATGCGCCAAAATCCCGCACTTCTACCATCACCACTAGATCGGGATGATGAACATCAACCGTCAGGTGGGAAAAGTTCTCCATTATATATGCCCCGACTTCGGCAGAAATTTCAGGGGATTTGAGAGGAAAGCTTTTGTCGGAGCGTTTGCTTTCCACCTTAAAGGTTTTCGCCCGGTTCAATTCATCACTGAGGTACTCTCCGCACGCGGCGAAAATGGAATCCATTTTCTTTTCGGCCACACATGCGCGTGAAAATGCCGCAATGCCAAATATTTTGCCCACCTTCTGGGCGACCTCATCCAGATCCTCTTCCCCTTTGGGAGAAATGGTGATGGTAGACTGCGCCACCCGGATGTCGAAATTGCCGAACCGACCGATGCGGTGGCGAATATTCCGAACGAGCGATGCCTCAAAATTCTTTCGGTTCAGGCCTTTGAGCACCAGCTCGCCCAGCTTGATTAAAATGATCTCTCTCATATAAACTCCTTATAATTTTTTCGCGAGCTGCTCCAGGCCCTGCTGCAGCGCGGCCGTGAGAGCGTCGATTTCTGCCTGTGTGGTAAAGCGGGAAAAGCTGACCCGCAAAGAGGACTCCACCAGTTCGGGCGCAAGGCCCATGGCGGTGAGTACATGGCTTGGCTTCGCTTTCGAGCAGGCCGAGCCGCTCGAGACGAATATATTGTTTGAAGCCAGAAAATGAAGCATTGTTTCCGCGCGGACACCCGGCACTGAAAAGCTGAACACATAGGGTATCGCGTCCTCGGGGGAATGAATCACAACACCCGGAAGCCCGGAAAGCTGCTCTCGCAGACAGGCGCCGAGCGATTCAAAGTGCGCTTTCAGCTCCTGCGGCTGCGGCATGGCGCGCACCGCCGCGCCAAACCCCGCGATGGCCGGCAGCGGCTCGGTGCCGGGGCGCACGTTCTTTTCCTGCCCGCCGCCGAACGTTCTGGCCGGGAACCCCTTCTGACCCGCTACATACAGCGCACCGGCACCCTTCGGTCCGTGAACTTTGTGCGAGGAAACGCTCATCAGGTCAATCCCCACGCGCGCGGGCTTGATGGGCAGCTTACAGAACGCCTGCACCGCGTCTACATGCAAAAGAGCCGGGGAATTCGTTCGTCGAATCGCATTCGCGGCGGCTTCAACCGGCATGCGCACGCCGGTTTCGTTGTTGACCAGCATCATGCTCACCAGAATCGTGTCCGCGGTAATGCTCTGCTCCACCTGCTCCGGCGAGATACGTCCTTCGCCGTCCGGCATCAGGTATTCCACTGTAAAGCCGTCCTGCTCGAGCTGCTCCATGACGCGCAGCACAGAGGGATGCTCCACTGCTGTTGTAACAATCCGCTTGCCGCGTCTGCTGTTCTTTTTGGCGGCACCGAACAAAGCAATATTGTTTGCTTCCGTTCCCCCCGAGGTAAAATAAATCTCGGAGGCGTTCACCGAAAGCTTGTCCGCAACCGCCTCGCGGGCCGCGGTCATCTCGCGCTCCGCCTCAAAACCCATGGTGTGCAGCGACGATGGGTTGCCGTACGCCTCGGTCATCACATAAAGCACCTTTTCCGCCGCCTGCTCACACACGCGAGTGGTGGCTGCGTTATCTAAATATATTTTCTCCAAAGCTGAAAGCCTCCAACCAATCATAATTTCCCTTTCAAACAGGCTGTTGATTTCTTACCCAGGTGGAGGAAGAAATCGCTGTTTTCACAGAAAACCCCTTTGAAAGCGAATTGGTTATCAATCGTAATCAGCCCTATTATACACGAAAAGTTCTCAATAGTGAATACACGCCTGCTTGCATTTTTTGCAAATCCGCGCTATGATAAATCTATATAAGGGATGGATACCCTTTTGTTTTGCAAGGAGGAACCATAATGGCGGAACTGAAAAACACCAAGCAGCGCGGCGCGATTCTGCATTTTCTCGAAAGCAGCCCGGATCCCGTTTCGGCGGAGGATATTTTCGTTCTGCTCAAGCCCTCTTTCCCTCAGCTGGCTCTTTCCACCGTATACCGCAATCTGGAGCGTTTTACAGCAAGCGGGGTTTTGCAGAAAATCAATTTTGAAGACGGCGTAATCCGCTATGCACTGGCCAAGGGCCACGACCACTACTTAATCTGCACCGGATGCAGCAAAAAAATTAAGCTGGACGACTGTCCGCTTTCTCCGCTGGAAATGCAGCTTGCAAAAGCAACCGGCTTTGAGATTGAGCGCCACAGCCTGACGGTCTACGGAAAATGCCCCGACTGTCAAAAGAAAAAGGGTACCCGCGTCACTGTGAAGAAGGCTGACCATACCAAGCTATAAAGTGCTTCCCTCACGGATCGGAAGAATTCCATAAAAACTGGATAAAAAGCCGCAGAACATCATGTTCTGCGGCTTTTTTGCGCTGAGCCCATAGACTCACCAACAAATTGAAATTTGCCGTAATTACAATAAAGCAATTAAGTCTGATTTTTCATAACGATGATGACCTTGCAACCCTTTTTTGTATTTCCAGCATTGAATCGCTTCTTCCAATGATCTGCCTTCGTTGTCTACAAAAAAGTCTCGAATATAGGTATTGTATTCAAACTGCTTATCAATCGTTGTGTTACCTTTTTCCTTTTCTTCCAAAATCCGATCATAGGCTTCGAGTGCAGCTCCATAGGTTTTTCCAGTATTGCTTTTTAAGCACTTCTGAAAAGCAACATTAAAAGAAGACCGCTTACCAATCCCGATTTTCTCTGAGCAAACAAAATCCGGCTCTATTGGAGCATCCTCTGTAATTACACCAACGTCTGGTCTAACTTTGCTTTTTGTGAAAGTGGGCAATATATTACCTGTGCAAAGAAAATAGGCAATTCTGTCTGTAATCTCTATTTTACCACCCGAAGCAGGCAATCCGTTTGTCCTGCAAAAATCCACTAGCTCTTCTTTTAGGTAATAAAAACTACGAAATGTTTTCTCATTCAATTGTTTATCTAAAATTGGGCCTTTCACTCATTTGTATTCCCCTGTTCAATCTCCTGTTTCACCGCCTGAGGAGGTGATCCCCCCGTCAATCCGCATCTGTGGATATTCCGTATCACGAAATGACACGTACCGTAAACTTCTGCTCTTTAACAGATTTTTTATCAGTAATAGCGATAAACGGAAATCACGCGTCCCAGCACCAGGGCGCTTTGAGAGAAAATCGGAGAAAAGGCCGGGTTTTCCGGCTGTAGGCGAATGTACTCCTGCTCAAAGAAAATCCGCTTTACCGTTGCCTCGTCGTCAATCAGCGCGACCACGATCTGCCCATTTTCCGCCGTGTCCTGGCGGTGCGCAATAATATAATCTCCGTCAAGGATTCCGGCGTTTTTCATGCTTTCGCCCTGCACACGTAGCGCGAACAGCTCCTTTTCCGGGTAACGGTGACCCACCAGCGGCAGGTAGCCCTCAACCTCTTCCACAGCCAAAATCGGCACACCGGCAGTTACTCTGCCCAAAATAGGCACTCGGCTGACCTGCTCGGCCCCCTCAATATGAATGGCGCGATTCAGGCCGGCTTCACGCCGTATATATCCCAAGTCCTCCAGCGTTTTCAAATGCAGGTGAACGGTAGACGTGGATTTCAGGCCGGTCGCTTTGCAGATCTCCCGCACAGAGGGTGGCAGGCCATACTGCGCTCTATCTTTTAAATATTCATATATCTTTTTCTGGCTGCTGCTTAGTCCCTTCATCCCATTTCCTCCCAGGTATTCCAAGTCAACTTTATCATACCACAGGGGTTCCAAGATTGCAAACAAATGTTTGAGGTTTTTTCACAATTTCTTTGTTTTAGCGTCCTTTTTTATTTGATTTTAATGCAAAATTACATGACTCCAAAAGTTAAAAGAATATTCATAGCGTATTAACAACTGCCCCGCGAATTCAAATTATAATATGGTTGTATTCAAACGATGGAGCCGCACCATCAGAATACAAAGTTCTACCCTCCTCAATATACCCCTCAAGCTAACGAAAAAAGACCGAATCAATTGGATTCGGTCTTTTTTCTGCTTGCTTGCTTTTTTATTTTCTATTGAGCTTTCCTAAAAACCAAAAATTTTAATTGTGATCTCTTTCCGCCTTCGACGGAAAGAGATCATTCTTTTTTGATTTTTTCATTTCAGATTTATCTCAAACGGCATATTTGGTGTTTTTTCTGGTCACAATATCTGCGGAGGTGCTTTACAGATGAGCAGTCTGCATTTTAAATCAGAAAATCAATCCCCAAAGAAAAACAACAAGGGTTTTTATGTCGCGCTGGGCGTTTGCCTGGTTGCAGTTGGCGTTGCCGCCTGGACTACGTATGACAGTGTCGTGAAATATGCCAATCCGCAGGATACGTCCTCGTATTCCGCCTCACCGACCGGTCGCACACAGTCAGGTGTTTATGCCAGCAGCAAGCCAACGGAGGCTTCGTCTCAGCCACAGTCCAGTGAAGTGGAGTCCACCGCTCCGTCTTCTTCCAAACCGGCTGCTTCGTCTCAGGCACCGGACAAGGCCGCTTCGTCCAAAGCGGAACAGCCAGCCAAACAGACGGCAGCAAAGCCCGCTTCGTACGTTTACCCAGTTGGAGAAACCGTCACTAAAAATTACAGCGGAGATAATCCCATTTTTTCTGACACCATGCAGGATTGGCGTGTTCACTCCGGCACAGATTATGAGGCAAAAATCGGCGACCCGGTTAAAGCCATTGACAGCGGCAAGGTCACGGAACTGTACGCAAACGGCAATCTGGGCAATGTTGTAGTGATTGAACACAGTGACGGAATCACCGCGTACTACTGTGGCATGGGTGACACTTTCCTGGTGAAAAAGGGTGACACAGTCAACGCAGGGCAGAAAATCGGCTCGATTAATGTTGTGCCGATTGAATCGGTGGAAAAACCTCACCTGCATTTGGAAATCAAAAAATCCGGCAAGCTAATCGACCCGGCCACCCTGTTGAAGTAAGCCAAACCGTACAAAGAAAAGCATAAAAAAATTCGATAAAGACCCGCTGGCAATCGTCGGCGGGCCTTTTTACGGTTTTGTCTGGCTCGTCTAAATTTCAGCCAATTTTTAAAATTTCTGACATTCATCGCCGACCGTATGAAGCATTCGAAGCTTTATTCCACATTTCCCCAGAAAAAAGCGGATTTGACAACATAAATGCTTTCGGTTTGACAAAGATTAAGTTCGAAAGGAGGTGAATGTTTGAAAAAAGGAAAAAAAATTTTTCAACGATTGACCGGTTGGCTCACTGCACTTACTCTGCTTACAGGGTCGGCGGTGGGATATTACCACAACACCCTGCCTGACCAGTTCCGCGTGACGGCGGGAACCAAGCTGCGGCTGAACCAGACCGGTCTTAGCATTATCGACGCGGTAAACAAAAACGAAATTACCGCGTCTGCTCTGAAATCCGCAAACCAAAATTACCACGCTCAGCTGATGCTGTTTGACGTGATCCCCATCAAAACAGTCAGTGTAAAGGTAGTGGAAGAAAAGCTTTTGGTGCCCTGCGGTACTCCTTTCGGCATCAAAATGTTCACAAACGGCGTGATGGTGGTCGGCGTGGCCGACATTGAAAGCGCCGGCAAGATGGTGAACCCCGCCGCTGTGGCAGGTGTAAAAGTGGGCGACATCATTACCGCCATCAATGGAAAGGCCGTTACCCAAAACAGTCAGGTGGCAAAGCTGATTGAAAGCAGCGCCGGCAGCTCGGTAGAGCTTTCTGTTAAACGAGGGGAAGAAACTCTCACAGCAACTCTTACTCCTATTCTGTCCGATGTGGATGGAAGTTATAAGGGCGGTCTTTGGGTACGCGACAGCACCGCCGGAATCGGCACAGTAACCTTCTATGACCCGTCGAGCGGATCGTTCGGAGGCCTTGGCCATGGCATTTGCGATGTAGACACAAACGAGCTGATGCCGCTTCGCAGCGGCGATGTTGTTTCGGTAACCATCAGCGGAATTGTCAAGGGCCAGAAGGGCCGGGCAGGCGAGTTGCGCGGGTATTTTAACAACGATTTTCCTGTTGGCCAGCTACAGTCCAATTCTGAAGCCGGTGTGTACGGCACGCTAAATTCCTCTCCCGTTTCTACTGAGGCTATCCCCCTTGCGGTGAAGCAGGAAGTAAAAACAGGCGCTGCGCAGATTTACACCACCGTGGACGGAACTGTACCCAAGGCCTATGGTATTGAAATTGAATCTATTAACTATCAGGACGGAACCAAAACAAAAAATCTTGTTGTAAAAGTAACAGACCCGGAGCTTTTAAGCAAAACGGGAGGAATTGTGCAGGGCATGAGCGGCAGCCCGATTGTGCAGAATGGCAAATTAGTAGGAGCCGTAACTCACGTATTTGTCAATGATCCGACGCGCGGGTACGGAATTCTGGCAGAAAATATGTTGGAAATCTCTGAAAAAACGAGCCTTGAAAGCGCGCAAAAGGCATCATAACACGAAATATTTTTATATTTTGAAATATAATTACCAAATCCGCACAAAAAATATTGTGTAAGGTATTGCCATTAATGCCAATATATGGTATAATCAGCCTGTAAATTAAAAAAACAGGGGGATATGTTCATGGAAAAACATTTAAAACTGCTGATTTCTAATGACACTGACGAATTTGCTCGAAGCTATTCTCATGATTTTGAAGTTGCGGGTATTGATGTAGTCTATTCTCCGAAGGATGGACTGAGGGTTCTCGACCACATTGATCTGGAACAACCCGACGTTGTTCTTCTAGACCTGTTCATGCCCCGACTGGATGCGATCGGAGTCATTCATGGGATTCGAAAAAAGTACGCCTCTAAGGCGCCTTCCTTCATCGTCATGTCTACATTCAGCAGCCCCACGCTGGAGCGTGAGGTAATGCTTTCCGGAGCTGCATATTTTGTAATCGCACCATTTGATGCAAAAGAACTGGCACAAAGAATCTTAAAAATATGCGGCAGTGTCGCCCCCAAATCGGAACAGGCTTCGATACCGGTACAAAAAGGCAAACCTTCTCTGGAAATCCAAGTCACAGAAATCCTTCACCAGATCGGTGTTCCGGCTCATATAAAGGGATATCATTATCTGCGGGATTCTATTATCATGGCCGTGCAGACTCCCGACATCATCAACGCTGTGACAAAACAGCTGTATCCCAGTGTGGCCAAGCGGTACGAAACTACTCCTTCCCGTGTGGAGCGTGCCATCCGCCATGCCATTGAGGTAGCTTGGGACAGAGGCGACATCGACATCCTGAATTCCTATTTTGGGTACACGATTCACAACACCCGTGGAAAGCCAACAAACAGTGAGTTTATCGCAATGATCAGCGACAAGCTGCGGCTGGAAATGAAATCCGCCAGCTAAACAAAAGACTCCTTTCCCCAATCAGCCGGATGAAGATCCGCTTTTTAGGGAAAGGAGATTTTTTTGCAATTTTTTACAGATTAGATTACATTGAGGCACTCTTTGTTACAAACAGCAGAGAATTCGGTACCGAGCGCTCTTTGCCATCCGACGGCTTATTGCGCAGAATCAGCGTACTGCTCCCGGAATTACGGCTGAGCAGTGTAGCCGAACCACCCGCGTCCAGATTGCCGGCCTGTACCGCACCCATATCCTTCATAATCTGGGCAAGCTCCTTGAGCGTAGCTCCTGTGGAATACTGGGACTGTCGACCGTCGATCATCACGAAAAACACGGTTCCGTCGGCACGAATGCCTACCCCGAGACGAGGCGAAAAGGTTCTTTGGTCTTCGCTTTTCTGAGCGACAACATTCCCATCCTTCACAAGCAGCGTATCATACAGGCCAATCGCATTCTGCAGCTCGGATTTCATCTTCGGGTAATCGGCATTGGAGGCAATCACCGGTGTGCCGTCCTTCTTAATGCCGAAAAAGTTCCACCGGTAGGCACGCGAAGATACCGTTCCCTGGAGCTCGACGCCATCCTGAATCACGACGCCCCACGGTTGGTTAGTAGCCATATTATACATATCGCCGTTAATTGCCGCAACGACCGGCTTCCCGTGAGCCATGGCTGCAGCGGCCTGCGCACGCACCGTTGCGGCATGGTAACCACTTGCGTATGTAGTATTACCGGGTGTGCCGACTGTAATGCCAATCTGCCCTGCCGAGGGATCGTATTCCAGCATAAAACACTCATTAATTTTAGAATTTAAATTGGTAAAGGCGAATCTTGTTTCTACAAGACCAGGCGCTACGGTTCTACTGTAGTCACTCATCAGAGAGGTTGCCACCAGATTCGTCAGGCTAAGCTGGCCAAACACCGGCACTGCCGCTGAAGCTGTGGCGGACATCTGTACAGCAGCCAGCAGAACGGCCGCTGCGGATACAACCTTCCGTTTCATTGCTTTCGTTTTCGGGCTTTTTGATTGTTTCATGTTTGCTGAGGTCCCCTTCCTTGTGCTATCTCCATCTTAGACCATCAGGAAGATTATGTCAACCAAAAATCGCCATTTTTTGCGCCAAAACACCTGTTAAATTTTGTTAATTTTCACCTGACCGAACACCTCGCCAATTGGGTCATTGATCATCAGTGCCGCGTTTTGATCCGCGGGCGTTGAGGAGCGGTTGATCACAGCCAAACGGCTGCCGTCAAAATAATGGATCAGCCCGGCGGCCGGGTACACAGCCAGCGAGGTTCCGCCGATGATCAGCATATCTGCTTTACGAATCGCCCCGACCGCACCATTGATTACGTCCTGATTAAGGCCTTCCTCATACAGCACAACATCGGGCTTGATCGTGCCACCGCAGGTGCAGGTGGGAACGCCTTCACTGTGCAGCATGAATTCAGCATCGTACTCTTTCCGGCATTTCTGGCAATAGTTGCGGTGAACGGAGCCGTGCAGCTCGTACACCCGCTTGCTGCCCGCCTTCTGGTGCAGGCCGTCAATATTCTGGGTCACAACAGCCAAAAGCTTGCCCGCCTGCTCCAGCTCCGCCAGCTTACGGTGAGCCGCATTCGGCTTCGCATCCAAAAACAGCATCTTTTTTCGGTAGAAGTCAAAAAACTCCGCTGCGTGATGCACATAAAAGCTGTGGCTCAGCATTTCCTCCGGCGGATAGCGAAACGACTGGTGGTACAGGCCGTCTACGCTGCGAAAATCAGGAATCCCGCTTTCTGTGGATACACCCGCTCCGCCAAAAAACACGATCCTGCTGCTTTCGTCTATCATCTGCTGAAACTGCTCCATCTTTGTCATTCAGATTCCTCCCGTCATCCATTCACTTTTCTATATCCTTATCTTAGCCCGGAAGAAGCTGAAAATCAAGCATCTTCCCATTCGCACGAAACCGGAAGCTACAAAAAAATCGTAATTTCTCAAAAAAAGGATTGCGTTTTGCCTGTAAGTATGATAAAATAATCAACGTTGCAAATCCGGGTGTGGCGCAGTTGGTAGCGCGCTTGACTGGGGGTCAAGAGGCCGTGAGTTCAAGTCTCGCCACTCGGACCAGCTTTTATAAAGAAAGAACCGCATTAGACAGCCATTTACTGGCTATTTGATGCGGTTTTTCTTTTGCTTTAAAATTGGTGGGAATTGTCCTGAATTCGGGGGCGTTGCTACGGGGTTACTACGGATTTTAAGAGAGTTTTTCAATCGATTTTGAAAGTTTTTCAGCCGATTGGAGGATATAGCTTTCAATTTCCACACTAAAATCCGAGTGCCCCATCAAGGTAATGAAATCTTCTTCCTGTTCACCGGCGGCGCTCATTCGTGTAGCAAAGGTTCGTCTGGTTGCGTGCGGCGTCAGCTTTCGTACCCCGATTTCTTCCAACGCCGCATAGAAACATTTTTCACGAAAACTTTTTGCCGTATACGGCTTTCTGTCCGGTCGGCAGAAAATAGTATTTCCGTCTTTGCTCAACCACTCGTCCAAGATCGGCTTTACTTTATGATGCACTGACACAACCTTGTTTTTACAGGCATCGGTCTTAATGCCACCATACAGGGCGCACACGCCGTTCTTTTCGTGGACGCTCTTTATTGAGCATGAGAAACTCGGTGATTCGTAGACCGGTATAGCATATCAAATAGACGCAATCGGCAAACGGTATCTTCCCCACCGCATTTTCTATTTTTTTCAATTCCAGATCGGTGAAACAATCTTTGACCGATCCGCCCTTTTTCGGCAGCACCAGAAATTCTGCGTAATTCTTATTGATAATATCGTTTTGCATTGCGTATTTGTACAGAAGCCCCATCAAAACCTTAATGTCATGCAGAGCGGAATACGACATGGGCGGCAGCATCACCGGCTGACCGTCTTTTTCGATGGGCTCCCATTTTTTATTCAGCTTGGGGCGTTCGCTCTGTAAGGCGTCTATAATTTTTTGTATCTGCGCGGTACACAGCTCTCGAAATATTTCTTGATGCAGCGGAACCAGCTTGGCAAATGCCGCCCGATAGCTGTCCTCTAACTGCTTTGATTTATCTTTCAGGCCGATCGGCTGCCATTCGTCATAAAGCTGTTGCAAGGTTATATTGAGCTTTGTCGTCGGGTTGCGCCGGTAGTCCTCAAGCGCGTCTTTCGCCTCCTGCGCTGTGGCATAATGACCGGATGTGAGCGCAAAGCGAGTCGTTACCGGTATGCGAGATGTGGCCCACAGCGTTACTGTAAAAAACACGCCGGTTGGGGTTTATCCTGATACGGTGTCATTTGTTACCAGCACCGGCAAGCAGGTCACTTTTAAGGTATCCCACAAGCAAGGTGGCACTTTCCGGCGTGGCTGGACACGGAGTCGCACTAAAAAAGTTGGTAAAATGTGGGAATCAGGCCTGTTTAATAATACCGAATACGGCGTTTTTGTAAATAACGGTCACCGCGTTGTAAATAAGGACGGTGTCACTGTTGGCTATGTAAAAGGTGAGCGGATGCTTGAACAAGGCATCGACGCTGCCCGTCGGCAGAGTGAAACCCTGTTTAGGCAGGAAATCGCCCGCGTAAAGCAGAAAGGGGGCTGGTGAGGGAGCTGCTCGAAAATATCACTATCCCGCAATCGCTTGCGAACAGTATCGATGCGGGAACGCTCACAATCTCCGATCACCTGCTGCTGGCCGCCGCGCAGTTCACCGCTGCTTTGTTTCCCGCCGCTGAGACCTATATCGGCTCCCAGCAACAGGCCGTAGAGGCCCCGGTGCTTTTCGTGGATTACTATTCGTTGACCAACCAAAAGCGGCTTGCGCCTACATCTGAGTATGAGTTTGGGCTTGAGATTACCTATGTACCTGCTGACAGCCTCGACCGACGCGAGCTGCAGAACGCTATATTCTTGATTCAGCAGAATCTTGACCGACTGGAAAGCGATATAGGCGCGTTCCGCTGCTTTTCCAAGGATTCGGACATTACGGACGGTCTGGCGCACATTACCGGAATTGTGAACGTGTGGGAAACAGAAGCACCGGACGGCCCGATTATCGAGCACGCAGACCAAAATATTACACAGCAAGGAGCTGATGAAAATTGATTACAAGCATCCTGCCCGGCACGACCGTTGAACTCAAAGCCGGGGACCGTGACGCTGAATTGAGCGTGACCGGCGTTGTTGCAATGGCCCTGCCCCTTGACTGGGGCGATCAGGTTACGGTTATCAATAAGGGCGACAGCACCCTTTACTCGTTGGGCTATCGGATAAGCAACGCCGCGCTGAAACTCGTGAATGAGGTTATGAATGGCGCAGAGCAGCTGATTCTGTACCGGCTCAATACAGCGGGTGTCAAAGCGACCGGCACGGTAGCGGAAAACGTAACAGCAGAGGCGGTATTCCCCGGTGTGCGCGGAAACGCTCTGTCGATAACTGTGGCGGCCAGCGGCGAAAAATGGCTGGTTACAACCTACCTTGACGCCGTGGAAGTCGATTCCCAGCTGATTGCCACCATCGCAGATTTTACGTCGTATTATGTGGCGCTGGCTGGAACCGGCACACTGGCAGCTGCTACGGTTAACCTGACCGGCGGCACAAACGGCACGGCAGAGGCCGATTATACCGGCTTTTTTGCAGAACTGGAAAAGCACGAATACAACGTAGTCTGCAGCACAGACGCGACTCGCGCGACGGAAGTCGTTGCCTTTGTGCGGGAGCAGAACGCCAGCAAGAGGTATGTACA
Above is a window of Faecalispora anaeroviscerum DNA encoding:
- a CDS encoding phage tail sheath subtilisin-like domain-containing protein, which translates into the protein MITSILPGTTVELKAGDRDAELSVTGVVAMALPLDWGDQVTVINKGDSTLYSLGYRISNAALKLVNEVMNGAEQLILYRLNTAGVKATGTVAENVTAEAVFPGVRGNALSITVAASGEKWLVTTYLDAVEVDSQLIATIADFTSYYVALAGTGTLAAATVNLTGGTNGTAEADYTGFFAELEKHEYNVVCSTDATRATEVVAFVREQNASKRYVQGVVTGIHPNYENVYVCSSTGGVTADYELTAAEAGATLAGLIAQAGVENSLTYHRGITGWTDVTPKLTREQQIGKTQARHCSCCCMALLQCSTILTA